Below is a window of Synechococcus sp. RSCCF101 DNA.
ATCGAGCGGGCAGCGGGCGGATGGAGAATGACGGGATGAGCCAGACCTCCCTGGAGCCCGCATCGCTTCGCGCCACGGATGAGCCCGGGCTGGGTGAGCTCGGCAATCTCCGCGCGGCCTGCGAGCATCTCCTGGGGCTCCCGGCCGAGGAACGCCTGCGCTGGGGCGCCAGCACCTTCGCCGGCCGCTTCGCCATCACCACCAGCTTCGGCATCCAGTCGGCCGTGTCGCTCCACATGGCCAGCAGCCTGGAGCTCGATGTTCCCGTGCTCTGGGTCGACACCGGCTACCTGCCCCCTGAGACCTACCGCTACGCCGAGACCCTCCGGCAGAAGCTGGGCTTCCGGCTCGAGGTCGCTCAGAGCTCCGTGAGCCCGGCCCGGATGGAGGCCCTGCACGGCAGGCTCTGGGCCACAGGCCGGGTGGAGGACCTTGAGGAGTACCACCGCATGCGCAAGGTCGAACCCCTGGACGGTCTGCTCCAGCGGCTCGATCTGCGCTGCTGGGCCAGCGGGGTGCGCGGCGGACAGACCGATCACCGCAGCGCGATGAAGCCGTTGGACCGTGTGCGGGGCCGATGGTCGCTGCGCCCCCTGCTCGACTGGAGCAATCGCGACGTCTACTACTACATGGAGCGTCACGGTCTGCCCCAGCATCCCCTGTTCGAGAAGGGCTATTCCACCGTCGGCGACTGGCACTCCAGCGGGCCGGACACCGGTACGGCGAGCGGTCGCGACACCCGTTTCGGTGGGCTCAAGCAGGAGTGCGGCATCCACCTTCCCGGTGAGATGGGAGACGGCATCTGAGGGATCAGCCCCGGGCCGCCAGCCACCTTCTGATCGGCAACAGCCGCTGGCACTGGGCCCGTCAGGGTGGCGACACGACCCGCTTCTGGCATGGCTTGCCAGGCGTCTGGCCCGATGGGAGCTCACCCCGGGCCCTCACGGCCTGGGCCGCGGTGGGCCCTCTGCCTGCCGCCACACCGCTGCCCCCGGCCCATCGGGTCAGCACCGGGGACGTGCCGCTGCAGCAGCTGCCGCCCTGGATCGGGGTGGACCGGGCTCTGGCCGCCTGGGAGGCCTGGCGGCGCACGCTGGAGCGTGAGGTCGCGGATCCCGGGGCGGGCCCTGTTCCATCGCCCGCCCGATCGCTGCTTGTGGCGGATGCCGGCTCGGCCCTCAGCCTCACGCGTGTGCAGGGCGAGGGGCATTTCGCCGGGGGGCTGATCCAGGCCGGGCTGCGGATGCAGCTCCGGGCCCTCGGCCACGGCACCGCCGGGCTGCCGCTGGTGCAGGGGCCGGCAGCAGAGGAGCCTCTGGCTGCTCACGAGTGGCCCGTGCGGACGGCGGACGCCATGCTGCAGGGGGTTCTCCGGGGCCTGGCAGGAGCCGTGCAGGCCGCCCACCAGCGCGCCCGCCGGCAGGACAGCACCTGCCGCCTCTGGCTCACCGGCGGCGATGCCGCATGGATCGCACCGCTGCTCGGCGGCCCTGACGGCGCGGTTCCGGGTTGGCTGATCCGGGCGGATCACCTGGTGATGGAGGGTCTGATCCGGCTGCGTCCGTGTTGTGGCTTGCGGGGCTGACCGCTCTCAGCTCAGGCCGAGGTCGCTGAGGATCTGATCGGCCATCTCGGCGGCCTTCACCTTGCGGTAGATGCGCTCGATCGCTCCGTCGGCATCGATCACGAAGGTGTGGCGCATCATCCCCATGAACTCACGGCCCATGAACTTCTTCAGGCCGTAGCTGCCGTAGGCCGTGGCCACCGGGCAGGGCTCCGGGTCGCTGAGGAGGGTGAAGGGCAGGTCGTACTTGTTGATGAACTTCTCGTGGCTGGCGGCGCCGTCCTTGCTGATGCCCAGCACCGCGATGCCATGGCGTTCGAACAGGCCCCACTGATCGCGGAAATTGCAGGCTTCCTTGGTGCAGCCGGGGGTGTCGTCCTTCGGATAGAAGTAGATCACCACACGCTGGCCTTTCAGCGATTCAAGGCTGATGGCCGTGCCGCTCTGATCGGGCAGGCTGAAAGCCGGTGCCGGATCGCCGATCTGCAGCTCCATCGGTGCGGTGTGACAGGAGGACTCAGCGTAGGAGTGAGCTGACGGCCGGGAACGGTTCTCCGCCAGCATGGGGACGCCGTTTCCGGTCCCCGTGGCGCCTGCCCTGCCTGCATCCCTGCTGCCG
It encodes the following:
- a CDS encoding phosphoadenylyl-sulfate reductase, whose protein sequence is MSQTSLEPASLRATDEPGLGELGNLRAACEHLLGLPAEERLRWGASTFAGRFAITTSFGIQSAVSLHMASSLELDVPVLWVDTGYLPPETYRYAETLRQKLGFRLEVAQSSVSPARMEALHGRLWATGRVEDLEEYHRMRKVEPLDGLLQRLDLRCWASGVRGGQTDHRSAMKPLDRVRGRWSLRPLLDWSNRDVYYYMERHGLPQHPLFEKGYSTVGDWHSSGPDTGTASGRDTRFGGLKQECGIHLPGEMGDGI
- a CDS encoding type III pantothenate kinase; translation: MGPLPAATPLPPAHRVSTGDVPLQQLPPWIGVDRALAAWEAWRRTLEREVADPGAGPVPSPARSLLVADAGSALSLTRVQGEGHFAGGLIQAGLRMQLRALGHGTAGLPLVQGPAAEEPLAAHEWPVRTADAMLQGVLRGLAGAVQAAHQRARRQDSTCRLWLTGGDAAWIAPLLGGPDGAVPGWLIRADHLVMEGLIRLRPCCGLRG
- the bcp gene encoding thioredoxin-dependent thiol peroxidase; this translates as MELQIGDPAPAFSLPDQSGTAISLESLKGQRVVIYFYPKDDTPGCTKEACNFRDQWGLFERHGIAVLGISKDGAASHEKFINKYDLPFTLLSDPEPCPVATAYGSYGLKKFMGREFMGMMRHTFVIDADGAIERIYRKVKAAEMADQILSDLGLS